The Haloterrigena salifodinae genomic interval ACGATCTCGAGGCCGAGCGGACGACCGCACCGATGAGTGACTACGGGATGCGCGAGGTCGGAATCGGCCTCGTCGTCGCACTCCTCGGTCTGGCCGTCGCGTTCGGAATCCCGTTGCTCACGGTTTGACTGAGTCGTCGA includes:
- a CDS encoding DUF7550 family protein, giving the protein MADDTNQTADGDTGADVGHDLEAERTTAPMSDYGMREVGIGLVVALLGLAVAFGIPLLTV